A window of Microcystis aeruginosa FD4 contains these coding sequences:
- a CDS encoding Uma2 family endonuclease has translation MLSTTETKYYTPEEYLALEETSEDKNEYRQGEIIPMVGATTNHNQIAGNFYRRFPLTINNQDYYTYMETVRLWLSDYSIYTYPDVMVIKGQPLYQGNSQSNVINPLIIVEVLSNSTQAYDRGDKFKFYRSLPTFQEYILIEQYSYSVERYYKQKDDQWLIDFVTGENAVLQLVSVDWQISFQDLYQRVNFDLAET, from the coding sequence ATGTTAAGCACTACCGAAACTAAATATTATACTCCCGAAGAATATCTCGCCCTAGAGGAAACGTCGGAAGATAAAAATGAATATCGTCAAGGAGAAATTATCCCCATGGTAGGAGCCACCACTAATCACAATCAGATTGCCGGAAACTTCTATCGAAGATTTCCTCTGACTATCAATAATCAAGATTATTATACCTACATGGAAACGGTGCGTTTATGGCTATCAGATTATAGCATTTACACCTATCCCGATGTGATGGTGATTAAAGGTCAACCTCTCTATCAAGGGAATAGTCAATCTAACGTGATCAATCCTTTAATTATTGTCGAAGTTCTCTCTAATTCTACCCAAGCTTATGATCGAGGGGATAAGTTTAAATTCTATCGTTCCTTGCCAACTTTTCAGGAATATATTCTGATTGAACAATATAGTTATAGTGTAGAACGTTACTATAAACAAAAGGATGATCAATGGTTAATTGATTTCGTCACGGGGGAAAATGCGGTTTTACAATTGGTGTCGGTAGATTGGCAGATTTCTTTTCAAGATTTATATCAAAGAGTCAATTTTGACCTAGCAGAAACCTAA
- a CDS encoding helix-turn-helix domain-containing protein: MTLTFNPSTVETSMLPFVIQTEEQYNQALAIAEQLFFKQNPNELEKQILDVWEVLIEIYEEARFQPGSASTPVSILQTLMEARGLIQADLVRAGIGSSGIVSEILNGKRQISKKQAKKLAGFFSVSADLFI, translated from the coding sequence ATGACCCTTACTTTTAATCCCTCGACCGTAGAAACTTCAATGCTTCCCTTTGTTATTCAAACGGAGGAGCAATACAACCAAGCCTTGGCGATCGCTGAACAACTTTTTTTTAAGCAAAATCCCAATGAATTAGAGAAACAAATTCTGGATGTGTGGGAAGTACTGATTGAGATATATGAGGAAGCGCGATTTCAGCCTGGGTCAGCTTCTACTCCTGTTTCAATACTTCAAACCCTTATGGAGGCAAGGGGTTTGATTCAAGCGGATTTAGTCAGGGCAGGGATTGGTTCTAGTGGGATTGTCTCAGAAATTCTTAATGGGAAGCGACAAATTAGTAAGAAACAGGCAAAAAAGTTAGCAGGTTTCTTTTCTGTCTCTGCTGATTTATTTATTTAG
- a CDS encoding PCP reductase family protein → MDDLDFSDQLQWTPEAKAKLKNIPYFVRSQARQRIEELARHAGSDRVTVEMVEQARVEFGQ, encoded by the coding sequence ATGGACGATCTAGATTTTTCCGATCAATTACAATGGACCCCAGAAGCAAAGGCAAAACTGAAAAATATTCCCTATTTCGTTCGTTCCCAAGCGCGTCAAAGGATAGAAGAATTAGCTCGTCATGCCGGTTCCGATCGAGTTACCGTGGAAATGGTAGAACAGGCTAGAGTAGAATTCGGACAGTAG
- a CDS encoding zinc ribbon domain-containing protein — protein MACNNCLNRLDSLSLDIRSWQCPRCGENHDRDINISTPYL, from the coding sequence ATAGCTTGTAATAATTGCTTAAATCGTCTTGATAGTTTGAGTTTAGATATTCGTAGCTGGCAATGTCCTAGGTGTGGAGAAAACCACGATAGAGATATTAATATATCAACACCCTACCTGTAA
- the moaA gene encoding GTP 3',8-cyclase MoaA translates to MNQIDYLRISLIDRCNFRCQYCLPEGAELAYVRPQDLLTREEILTLVKNVFIPLGFRKFRLTGGEPLLHPEVVEIVRDIASLSATSDLALTTNGYLLDNLAEMLYEAGLRRINISLDSLDPDTFDKIIGNRGRSRWQKTWAGIQAAQRVGFDPLKLNVVVIPGINEAEVEDLAALTIEKRWHVRFIEFMPIGNGDLFQEKAWIANEELRGRIRAKWGLNEGQVRGNGPADVFQIPGAKGTIGFISQMSECFCDRCNRLRLSADGWLRPCLLNETGQIDLKTALRQGISPAEIRERVRELIEMKAEINFKLRDSGTSSGIYTRTMSQIGG, encoded by the coding sequence ATGAACCAAATTGACTATCTCAGGATTAGTTTAATCGATCGCTGTAACTTTCGCTGTCAGTATTGTCTGCCTGAAGGTGCAGAATTGGCCTATGTTCGACCGCAAGACTTACTCACCCGGGAGGAAATTCTTACTTTAGTCAAAAATGTCTTTATTCCCCTCGGTTTCCGCAAATTTCGTCTTACTGGTGGGGAACCTCTCTTACATCCCGAAGTAGTGGAGATTGTGCGCGATATCGCCTCTTTATCTGCCACTAGCGATTTAGCCTTGACCACTAATGGCTATTTACTTGACAATTTAGCCGAAATGTTGTATGAAGCCGGACTAAGACGGATTAATATCAGTTTAGACTCCCTCGACCCCGACACTTTCGATAAAATTATCGGTAATCGCGGCCGGAGTCGTTGGCAAAAAACTTGGGCAGGTATTCAAGCAGCCCAGAGAGTGGGTTTTGACCCCTTAAAATTGAATGTGGTGGTGATTCCGGGGATAAATGAGGCAGAAGTGGAAGATTTAGCGGCTTTGACCATCGAGAAGCGTTGGCACGTCCGTTTTATCGAGTTTATGCCCATCGGTAACGGTGATTTATTTCAAGAAAAAGCTTGGATTGCGAACGAGGAATTAAGAGGGCGAATTCGGGCAAAATGGGGCTTAAATGAGGGTCAAGTGCGGGGAAATGGTCCAGCCGATGTTTTTCAAATTCCGGGGGCTAAGGGTACAATTGGCTTTATTAGTCAGATGTCGGAGTGTTTTTGCGATCGCTGTAACCGCCTACGTCTCTCGGCCGATGGTTGGTTGCGTCCCTGTCTCCTCAACGAAACTGGACAAATTGACCTAAAAACTGCCCTCCGTCAAGGAATTTCGCCAGCAGAAATCAGGGAAAGAGTGCGGGAATTAATAGAAATGAAAGCAGAAATAAACTTTAAACTGCGTGATTCCGGCACATCAAGCGGCATTTATACCCGTACTATGTCCCAAATTGGCGGCTAA
- the ftsY gene encoding signal recognition particle-docking protein FtsY → MFNWFRRQKVQPEQEQAPPAPAEETPSEATSQEDYLDWAKKAFKNIQEKKATAEAVVSETPETSIAETEPPQEEEAVKEEETEDNTPAWLKKSDRLEILKETAIETPTEPDEDFIWSAKVLANQGRQAADVSEEEITWLKKLRQGLGKTRRSLVNQLKAVVGQGPLNQDAVEEIEALLLQADVGVDATDYIITTLQNKLKQEALPPEKAIEYLKEIIREILDAPLANYSNPGFEPEKGKLNIWMLTGVNGVGKTTTIGKLAHLSKQSGYSCIIAAADTFRAAAVEQVKVWGERSQVEVIANPGKNTDPAAVVYDGIEAAKSREIELLLVDTAGRLQNKKNLMAELSKIRRIIDKKADSAVVESLLVLDATLGQNGLRQAEVFSEAAQLSGVILTKIDGTAKGGVALAVARQLNLPIRFVGAGEGIEDLRPFSSYEFVEALLSGD, encoded by the coding sequence ATGTTTAACTGGTTCCGTCGTCAGAAAGTCCAACCCGAACAAGAACAAGCACCCCCCGCACCCGCAGAGGAAACCCCCAGCGAGGCAACCAGTCAGGAAGATTATTTAGATTGGGCCAAAAAAGCCTTTAAAAATATTCAAGAGAAAAAAGCCACGGCCGAGGCCGTCGTGAGCGAAACCCCTGAAACATCTATTGCTGAAACGGAACCTCCGCAAGAGGAAGAAGCAGTTAAAGAAGAAGAAACCGAGGATAATACCCCCGCATGGCTGAAAAAATCCGATCGCCTCGAAATTCTCAAAGAAACCGCCATCGAAACCCCCACAGAACCGGATGAAGATTTTATCTGGTCGGCCAAAGTTTTAGCCAATCAGGGAAGACAAGCAGCGGACGTTTCGGAAGAAGAAATCACCTGGTTAAAAAAATTGCGTCAGGGTTTAGGCAAAACGCGCCGCAGCTTGGTCAATCAGCTTAAGGCCGTGGTCGGTCAGGGTCCCCTCAATCAAGATGCGGTAGAGGAAATCGAAGCTTTATTGCTTCAGGCCGATGTGGGGGTAGATGCCACCGATTATATTATCACTACCCTCCAAAATAAGCTAAAACAGGAAGCTTTGCCCCCCGAAAAAGCGATCGAATATCTCAAAGAAATTATCCGCGAGATTTTAGATGCACCTTTAGCCAATTATAGCAACCCCGGTTTTGAGCCAGAAAAAGGCAAATTAAATATCTGGATGCTCACAGGAGTTAACGGAGTCGGTAAAACAACGACTATCGGCAAATTAGCCCATTTATCTAAACAATCTGGCTATAGCTGTATCATCGCCGCTGCCGACACCTTTCGCGCTGCTGCCGTGGAACAGGTGAAAGTTTGGGGAGAGCGATCGCAAGTTGAAGTAATTGCCAACCCGGGCAAAAATACCGACCCGGCCGCCGTGGTGTACGATGGCATCGAGGCCGCTAAATCCAGGGAGATAGAATTACTCTTAGTGGATACGGCGGGAAGATTGCAGAATAAAAAGAACTTAATGGCTGAATTAAGCAAAATTCGCCGCATTATCGACAAAAAAGCCGATAGTGCCGTGGTGGAATCCCTTCTAGTTCTCGATGCCACTTTAGGACAAAACGGCCTGCGACAAGCAGAAGTTTTCTCGGAAGCTGCCCAATTAAGCGGCGTGATCCTGACTAAAATCGATGGTACAGCTAAAGGGGGTGTCGCCCTTGCCGTAGCGCGTCAGCTTAACCTACCGATTCGCTTTGTCGGTGCTGGGGAAGGAATCGAGGATCTGCGGCCCTTTTCCAGTTACGAATTCGTGGAAGCTTTACTGAGTGGCGATTGA
- a CDS encoding type II toxin-antitoxin system HigB family toxin, producing the protein MRIISYKTLQEAFEKHADLKKPLDDWYRIAKSSQWLSINDVRQVFPKADPVGNFTVFNLKGNRYRLIVGINYKKNRIYIKYVLTHAEYDQEDWKNDPYF; encoded by the coding sequence TTGAGGATTATCAGCTATAAAACGCTTCAGGAGGCATTTGAAAAGCACGCTGACCTGAAAAAACCTTTAGATGACTGGTATCGAATTGCCAAAAGTTCACAATGGCTCAGTATTAATGATGTGCGTCAGGTTTTCCCAAAAGCTGATCCTGTCGGCAATTTTACGGTTTTTAATCTCAAAGGTAATCGTTATCGTTTGATTGTCGGGATTAACTATAAAAAAAACAGAATTTACATCAAGTATGTTTTGACCCATGCTGAATATGACCAGGAGGATTGGAAAAATGACCCTTACTTTTAA
- a CDS encoding DUF3370 domain-containing protein, whose translation MVISVMLPFLLPIAQTPPIVEIIRPAQVRPLPNQLDQVPVFNSNSPELLLEEGILLSTFPPQEKSFPSAHLNYAFQGRFDIFAHHIARGNFPDNLRTLYLGILLHNPSPNPVTVKILQGASYLSQPEAAFIDLPAQVENNQGTVFAGPGSRVMGDILMGQRQDIFPDRIIIPAGESFMVLNAAIPVRDLTPPLNGRSTYLRLESDGLLYAASLALYAPLDENGQERPPNLTEWQNLLEKGDLSTPRDRAPTPPHSQGQIIYGRVAGVSQGSAWPARLVDRASLWLNIPDSGQSIAYGISTLPGGKLGTAQNQSASMLVRYPDTAYQAHGNYGVEYRLSLPLFNRSNEAKTVTIALETPIKEDIIGQGLRFLDPAAPQVFFRGTVAVNYSDDQGQAQSRFFHLVQRRGQEGESLVTLTIPPGDWHIVQVNFLYPPDATPPQVLTIKTE comes from the coding sequence ATGGTAATTTCTGTGATGTTACCTTTTTTGTTACCCATTGCCCAAACTCCTCCTATTGTAGAAATAATTCGACCGGCGCAGGTGCGTCCTTTACCGAATCAACTAGATCAAGTTCCCGTTTTTAATAGCAATAGTCCCGAATTATTGCTAGAAGAAGGGATTTTGCTTTCGACCTTTCCCCCCCAAGAGAAAAGTTTCCCCTCGGCCCATTTAAATTATGCTTTTCAGGGACGCTTTGATATTTTTGCCCACCATATAGCGAGGGGGAATTTTCCCGATAATTTACGCACCCTTTATCTGGGTATATTACTCCACAATCCCAGTCCTAATCCCGTGACCGTTAAAATTCTGCAAGGAGCTAGTTATTTGAGTCAACCCGAGGCAGCTTTTATCGATTTACCGGCACAAGTGGAAAATAATCAGGGGACGGTTTTTGCTGGGCCGGGAAGTCGGGTAATGGGGGATATTTTAATGGGGCAGCGTCAGGATATTTTTCCCGATAGGATTATTATTCCGGCGGGGGAGAGTTTTATGGTCTTAAATGCGGCGATTCCCGTGCGCGATTTGACTCCCCCTTTAAACGGTAGATCCACTTATCTCCGTCTGGAAAGTGACGGTCTTCTCTACGCTGCTAGTTTAGCTCTTTATGCACCTCTAGACGAAAATGGGCAAGAAAGACCACCAAATCTGACAGAGTGGCAAAATTTGCTGGAAAAAGGCGATTTATCGACTCCGCGGGATCGAGCGCCCACTCCTCCCCATAGTCAAGGACAGATAATTTATGGACGGGTAGCGGGGGTGTCCCAAGGTTCAGCTTGGCCTGCCCGATTGGTCGATCGAGCTTCTTTATGGTTAAATATTCCTGATTCTGGTCAATCTATAGCCTATGGGATTAGCACCCTACCCGGGGGCAAACTGGGAACGGCACAAAATCAAAGTGCTAGTATGTTAGTTCGCTATCCCGATACGGCCTATCAAGCTCATGGTAATTACGGTGTGGAATATAGGTTAAGTTTACCTCTGTTTAATCGAAGTAATGAGGCGAAAACGGTGACTATTGCGCTAGAAACACCGATTAAAGAGGATATTATTGGGCAGGGTTTGCGTTTTCTCGATCCGGCTGCCCCACAGGTGTTTTTTCGGGGAACGGTAGCCGTCAATTATAGCGATGACCAAGGACAAGCACAAAGCAGATTTTTCCATCTCGTCCAAAGACGCGGACAAGAGGGAGAATCTTTAGTGACTCTGACTATTCCTCCCGGGGATTGGCATATAGTACAGGTAAATTTTTTATATCCACCAGATGCCACTCCTCCGCAGGTCTTAACGATTAAGACCGAGTAG
- a CDS encoding clan AA aspartic protease, with amino-acid sequence MMQGIVDQNCEATIRLVLGNVDSQRQMIDAVIDTGFTGFLTLPSSVLADLNLRAYRREEGILGDGSTCVFDVYRGLVIWDGELRRIDINESDTEPLVGMSLLYGYRMQLDAIEGGTVTIQALSSLR; translated from the coding sequence ATGATGCAAGGAATTGTTGATCAAAACTGCGAGGCGACAATCCGACTGGTCCTAGGCAATGTAGATTCACAGAGGCAAATGATCGATGCTGTCATTGATACAGGATTTACAGGTTTTCTGACCCTGCCTTCCTCAGTGCTTGCCGATCTCAACTTACGGGCATATAGACGTGAAGAGGGAATCCTGGGGGATGGAAGCACTTGTGTTTTCGATGTGTATCGTGGTTTAGTTATTTGGGACGGAGAGTTGCGGCGAATTGATATAAACGAATCTGATACAGAACCTTTGGTTGGTATGAGTTTACTCTACGGCTATCGGATGCAGCTTGATGCAATCGAAGGTGGTACGGTCACAATTCAGGCATTGAGCAGTTTACGTTGA